One Glaciihabitans arcticus DNA window includes the following coding sequences:
- a CDS encoding carbon-nitrogen hydrolase family protein, with protein MTTSGLAVVQFAPMRDVAANLATMNRLAELAVSRGASLVVFPEYSSWFTPDMDSAWLDAAQDLDGEFVIGVGAMSVRLGIHVVAGFIERTDDPARISNTLVALDPQGAIVATYSKLHLYDAFGGRESDWVKAGAIEDPQTFAWGDFTVGLQTCYDLRFPEVTRRIVDAGADLVLVPSEWVRGPLKEHHWRTLITARAIENTVYVAAADHAPPIGAGNSMVVDPMGVEIATIGEIEDVAVAWPLIERVAAVRVVNPSLAHRRFGIVPGRVPRT; from the coding sequence ATGACTACTTCGGGCCTCGCTGTTGTGCAGTTCGCTCCCATGCGGGATGTCGCGGCGAACCTCGCAACCATGAACAGGCTGGCCGAGCTCGCCGTGTCCCGGGGCGCGAGCCTCGTGGTCTTCCCCGAGTATTCGTCGTGGTTCACGCCCGACATGGACAGCGCCTGGCTTGATGCCGCGCAGGACCTGGACGGCGAGTTCGTGATCGGTGTCGGCGCGATGAGCGTGCGGCTGGGCATCCACGTCGTCGCAGGTTTCATCGAGCGCACGGACGACCCGGCCCGCATCTCGAACACGCTGGTGGCGCTCGACCCGCAGGGCGCGATCGTCGCCACCTACAGCAAGCTGCACCTCTACGACGCGTTCGGCGGTCGCGAGAGCGACTGGGTCAAGGCCGGCGCCATCGAGGATCCGCAGACGTTCGCCTGGGGTGACTTCACCGTTGGACTGCAGACCTGCTACGACCTGCGGTTCCCCGAGGTCACGCGCCGCATCGTCGATGCGGGCGCCGATCTCGTGCTCGTGCCGAGCGAGTGGGTGCGCGGCCCGCTCAAGGAGCACCACTGGCGTACCCTCATTACCGCGCGAGCCATCGAGAACACCGTCTACGTCGCGGCAGCCGACCACGCTCCGCCGATTGGCGCGGGCAACAGCATGGTGGTCGACCCGATGGGCGTCGAGATCGCGACGATCGGTGAGATCGAGGATGTCGCTGTCGCCTGGCCCCTGATCGAACGAGTCGCCGCGGTGCGGGTTGTGAACCCCTCTCTCGCGCACAGACGGTTCGGTATCGTCCCCGGTCGGGTGCCACGCACGTAA
- a CDS encoding winged helix-turn-helix transcriptional regulator, protein MSDLAAALEVVGARWALLIVERLLDGPQRYGDLQRDLGMGTNMLAIRLRELEAAGVLYRLPLRHNTRAYALTDRGFALRASITELGRWGAEHS, encoded by the coding sequence GTGAGCGATCTCGCCGCGGCCCTCGAGGTCGTGGGAGCGCGATGGGCCCTCCTCATCGTGGAGCGGCTGCTCGACGGGCCGCAGCGGTATGGCGACCTGCAGCGCGATCTCGGCATGGGCACGAACATGCTCGCGATTCGCCTGCGTGAGCTCGAAGCGGCTGGCGTCTTGTACCGCCTGCCCCTCCGACACAACACCCGGGCGTATGCGTTGACGGACCGAGGGTTCGCCCTGCGCGCGTCCATCACCGAACTCGGTCGCTGGGGTGCCGAGCACTCCTGA
- a CDS encoding VOC family protein has protein sequence MSLFITCPVDSVERATAFYTALGWTLNAEMSDDNVSCFAIAPEQYLMLGSREMYASVGATEELIGGPDTPSKVTVSFDLGSREAVDELVERAGAAGGRVGDVDDYPFMYQRQFDDPDGYHYSPFWMKPDSDPVA, from the coding sequence ATGAGCCTATTCATCACCTGCCCGGTCGATAGCGTCGAACGCGCGACCGCCTTCTACACCGCCCTCGGGTGGACGCTCAATGCCGAGATGTCAGATGACAACGTGTCGTGCTTCGCGATCGCACCCGAGCAGTACCTCATGCTCGGCAGTCGCGAGATGTACGCAAGCGTCGGCGCCACCGAAGAATTGATCGGCGGCCCCGACACCCCATCGAAGGTGACCGTGTCATTCGACCTCGGCAGCCGAGAGGCGGTCGATGAACTGGTCGAGCGCGCGGGAGCTGCGGGCGGTCGTGTCGGTGACGTCGACGACTATCCCTTTATGTACCAGCGCCAGTTCGACGACCCTGACGGCTACCACTACTCGCCGTTCTGGATGAAGCCGGATTCCGACCCGGTCGCGTGA
- a CDS encoding class I SAM-dependent methyltransferase, translated as MVDLTSGEWLDANRAQWDERVPLHLASEFYNVDALRAGTLGLYPIEERELAELFPEGLEGKRVLHLQCHFGVDSLILAQRAADVVGLDFSKPAVAAARGLAAELGLGARFIHANVYDARHILPEPESFDVVYTTWGTIGWLPDVAEWARIIAWYLKPGGTLYFADSHPAGWVFDDDLVMTYPYNNDGAADVVESASTYGAAGETASTRTFEWMHPLSETLGALRGAGLTLDYFHEHYEVPYRMFTALEPTPDRMFAWPDKKWLPLSLSLAATR; from the coding sequence ATGGTTGACCTCACCTCGGGGGAGTGGCTCGACGCCAACCGGGCGCAGTGGGACGAGAGAGTCCCACTGCACCTGGCCAGCGAGTTCTACAACGTAGACGCGCTACGGGCCGGAACCCTCGGCCTGTACCCGATCGAGGAGCGGGAACTCGCAGAGCTGTTTCCCGAGGGCCTCGAGGGCAAGCGCGTGCTGCACCTGCAGTGCCACTTCGGTGTCGACTCGCTGATCCTCGCGCAGCGCGCCGCCGACGTCGTCGGACTCGACTTCTCGAAGCCAGCGGTCGCAGCGGCACGCGGGCTTGCGGCCGAGCTGGGGCTTGGGGCGCGGTTCATCCATGCGAATGTCTATGACGCCCGGCACATTCTGCCCGAGCCCGAATCGTTCGACGTCGTGTACACGACCTGGGGCACCATCGGCTGGCTACCCGACGTGGCCGAGTGGGCGCGGATCATCGCCTGGTACCTCAAGCCCGGCGGCACGCTCTACTTCGCCGACAGCCACCCCGCGGGCTGGGTCTTCGACGATGACCTCGTGATGACCTACCCGTACAACAACGACGGCGCGGCCGACGTGGTCGAGAGCGCGTCGACCTACGGCGCGGCGGGTGAAACGGCTTCGACGCGAACTTTCGAGTGGATGCACCCGCTCTCCGAAACCCTCGGCGCGCTGAGGGGTGCCGGTCTCACCCTCGACTACTTCCACGAGCACTACGAGGTGCCGTACCGCATGTTCACGGCGCTCGAGCCGACCCCGGATCGCATGTTCGCGTGGCCGGACAAGAAATGGCTGCCGCTGTCCCTGTCGCTCGCGGCCACTCGCTGA